Proteins from one Triticum aestivum cultivar Chinese Spring chromosome 7A, IWGSC CS RefSeq v2.1, whole genome shotgun sequence genomic window:
- the LOC123153308 gene encoding two-component response regulator ORR22 has product MLLDAMMMEARKGLMERDQFPAGMRVLAVDDDPVCLKVLEVLLRRCQYHVTTTNQAATALRLLRENKDMFDLVISDVHMPDMDGFKLLELVGLEMDLPVIMLSVNGETKTVLKGITHGACDYLLKPVRIEELRNVWQHVVRRKFCNREPNNLDFCKEISRDSYHRLGQATCDRSSDQSNRASKKRKEPHCEEEDEGEDNDDASAASKKPRVVWSVELHRKFVAAVNQLGIDKAVPKRILELMNVEKLTRENVASHLQKYRLYLRRLSAVASQQASVAAAFGGRDPFLHMGAFEGLHSYHQPFGPSAAPPSFNPHGLLSGAGATTFGLQDLASPKGIHCAGNNGEVSLQGNKHADLTQGLTASSFGQPRLQQEWIHQETNDLCSVFSGGALANTMRGTFQRITSSSLPPEDLLECTPHIKVGAHPSVGIQNASSGLLERSQQGALPVGDGFSVDKLPLHISFDGAIATKLDASFVTEEQGMDQKGIFSERMTVGVCPSESLIAASSGRCGASSSGSTRLLPPHDTDRHSKYLQFGVASNSRHRMDGGMRQDQRLNNGDFSYDGGAIVPEQTDVYDLGISKLQGQGALNSSSCNFDGLLNSIVKVENRHVMTILPL; this is encoded by the exons ATGCTTTTGGACGCCATGATGATGGAGGCCAGGAAGGGGTTAATGGAGAGGGACCAGTTCCCCGCCGGCATGCGGGTCCTCGCCGTCGACGATGACCCCGTGTGCCTCAAGGTTCTGGAGGTCCTCCTACGCCGCTGCCAGTATCATG TGACAACCACCAACCAGGCTGCTACTGCACTGAGGCTGTTAAGGGAGAACAAGGACATGTTTGATCTGGTCATCAGCGACGTCCACATGCCCGACATGGACGGCTTCAAGCTCCTCGAGCTCGTGGGGCTCGAAATGGATCTCCCTGTCATCA TGTTATCGGTGAACGGAGAGACAAAAACTGTACTGAAGGGGATAACTCATGGTGCCTGTGACTATCTCCTAAAACCAGTTCGCATCGAAGAGCTCCGGAACGTGTGGCAGCACGTTGTGAGGAGAAAATTCTGCAACCGTGAGCCGAACAATCTTGATTTCTGCAAAGAGATCAGTAGGGACTCGTACCACCGGCTCGGCCAGGCGACCTGTGACAGGTCGTCTGACCAAAGCAACAGggccagcaagaagaggaaggagccgcactgcgaggaggaagatgaaggcgAGGACAACGACGATGCCTCGGCGGCGTCGAAAAAGCCGAGGGTGGTGTGGTCAGTGGAGCTGCACCGGAAGTTCGTAGCTGCCGTCAACCAGCTCGGGATCGACA AGGCTGTACCTAAAAGAATACTCGAGCTTATGAACGTGGAGAAGCTCACCAGGGAAAATGTTGCGAGTCATCTGCAG AAGTACAGGCTATACCTCAGACGGCTAAGTGCTGTGGCATCACAACAAGCCAGCGTTGCTGCTGCTTTTGGAGGCAGAGACCCCTTCTTGCACATGGGAGCATTTGAAGGACTTCATAGTTATCATCAACCCTTTGGCCCTTCTGCTGCTCCTCCATCTTTCAATCCGCATGGACTGCTGAGTGGTGCTGGTGCAACAACATTTGGGCTTCAGGACCTTGCTTCTCCCAAGGGAATTCACTGTGCTGGCAACAATGGCGAAGTAAGCTTACAAGGCAATAAACACGCAGACTTGACGCAAGGCTTGACCGCATCATCATTTGGGCAGCCCCGGCTCCAGCAGGAGTGGATCCATCAAGAAACCAATGATCTGTGCTCTGTCTTTTCTGGAGGTGCTCTGGCCAACACTATGCGTGGCACATTCCAGAGAATTACAAGCAGTTCACTGCCACCAGAAGATCTTTTGGAGTGCACTCCACATATCAAAGTTGGAGCCCATCCATCAGTAGGAATACAAAATGCAAGTTCAGGATTGCTTGAAAGGTCTCAGCAGGGTGCTCTTCCAGTTGGTGATGGATTTTCTGTCGACAAGTTACCGTTGCACATCTCGTTCGATGGTGCTATCGCGACAAAGCTGGATGCTAGCTTTGTCACTGAAGAACAAGGGATGGACCAAAAGGGGATATTTTCAGAAAGAATGACTGTTGGTGTTTGCCCTTCTGAGAGCCTCATAGCAGCTAGCAGCGGCAGATGTGGAGCTAGTTCTTCTGGTAGTACAAGGCTGCTCCCTCCTCATGATACCGACAGACATTCGAAATACCTCCAGTTTGGAGTTGCAAGCAACTCTAGACATAGAATGGATGGTGGAATGAGACAAGACCAAAGACTGAACAATGGTGATTTTAGCTACGATGGTGGTGCCATTGTGCCTGAACAGACTGATGTGTATGATTTGGGAATTTCAAAGCTGCAGGGTCAGGGTGCGTTAAATTCTAGCAGCTGCAACTTTGATGGCCTTCTCAATTCCATAGTAAAAGTG GAGAACCGACATGTCATGACGATACTCCCCCTCTAG